A genomic segment from Geitlerinema sp. PCC 7407 encodes:
- a CDS encoding lipid kinase: MTDDISLRDSATPPETLAQPLTQNPPRRVLLLVNHHSRQGRTRAHQAADYLRSLGLEVFEETSETPEQISPLIVSYRQRVDGAVIGGGDGTLNAAIAGLLETQLPLGILPLGTANDLARTLSIPLNIVAACNVIAQGRTQRIDLGQVNDRYFFNVASLGLSVQITEQLSGDAKRRWGVLAYLATALRVLWRARPFRAEICVNGEFIRVKTIQIAVGNGRHYGGGMTVAHDATIHDQRLDLYSLELQHWWQVLALFPALYHGHHPKWMGVRLLHAQELEVHTRRPRPINTDGEIVTSTPAHFRVLPRSLPVWVP, from the coding sequence GTTCTGCTGCTGGTCAACCACCACTCCCGCCAGGGGCGGACCCGCGCCCACCAGGCCGCTGATTACCTGCGGTCCCTCGGCCTAGAAGTCTTTGAAGAGACCAGCGAAACCCCCGAGCAGATTTCGCCGCTGATCGTCAGCTACCGTCAGCGCGTCGATGGCGCAGTGATCGGGGGCGGCGATGGCACCCTCAACGCGGCGATCGCTGGTCTCCTAGAAACCCAGCTGCCCCTGGGAATTTTGCCCTTGGGCACTGCCAACGATCTCGCCCGTACCCTGAGCATTCCGCTGAATATAGTGGCCGCCTGCAATGTGATCGCCCAAGGCCGCACTCAGCGCATCGATCTGGGGCAGGTGAACGATCGCTACTTTTTTAATGTGGCCAGCCTGGGCCTGAGCGTGCAGATCACCGAGCAGCTGAGCGGAGATGCCAAGCGGCGCTGGGGCGTGCTGGCCTATCTGGCCACGGCTCTGCGGGTGCTTTGGCGCGCAAGGCCGTTTCGGGCCGAAATTTGCGTTAATGGCGAATTTATTCGCGTTAAAACGATCCAGATTGCAGTCGGTAACGGTCGTCACTACGGCGGGGGCATGACTGTGGCCCACGATGCTACCATTCACGATCAGCGTCTAGACCTGTACAGTTTGGAATTGCAGCACTGGTGGCAAGTTTTGGCGCTGTTTCCGGCTCTTTATCATGGTCATCATCCGAAATGGATGGGAGTACGCCTGCTCCATGCTCAAGAACTGGAGGTCCATACGCGCCGTCCGCGACCCATCAACACGGATGGGGAAATTGTGACGTCGACGCCTGCCCATTTCCGAGTCCTGCCGCGATCGCTCCCGGTTTGGGTGCCCTAG
- a CDS encoding cation-translocating P-type ATPase: protein MSSSLSSASAQASTPDLSQTPWYTLEPTKALELLRSDREAGLSAEEVSQRQSIYGPNEIEEGAGRSAWVILFDQFKNIMLLMLIVVAVVSAVLDVRSQQFPKDAVAIFMIVVLNGILGYLQESRAEKALAALKKLSSPKVRVIRGAQVVEVSSKELVPGDLMLLEAGSQVSADGLLLEAVNLQVRESALTGEAHSVDKDASQQMEEGAPLGDRLNMVFQGTEVVQGRATVLVTATAMETELGRIASMLQGVENEPTPLQKRMSQLGNVLVTGSLVLVTLVVAGGVAVGGWDRFEDLLEVSLSMAVAVVPEGLPAVITVTLAIGTQRMVQRQALIRRLPAVETLGSVTTICSDKTGTLTQNKMVVQRLQAGQENIRVTGEGYAPQGEFFDAQDQAIASDDQPALQTLLLGSLLCNDALLQHEQDHWVIIGDPTEGALLSLAGKAGFEQEVWKKKLPRVAEVPFSSDRKRMSVVCQREASDQLTIPGTDGATYYVFAKGSPELLMERCDRVLVGDRLEPITDDHRSATLDGNNDMASRGLRVLGFAYRPLTELPAEDAMEQVEESLVWLGLVGMLDAPRPEARDAVERCRQAGIRPVMITGDHRLTAQAIAHDLKIAQPSDRVLEGHELEKMSVEDLESQVDHVSVYARVSPKHKLQIVQALQRRGKFVAMTGDGVNDAPALKQADIGIAMGITGTDVSKEASDMILLDDNFATIVAATEEGRVVYTNIRRFIKYILGSNIGEVLTIAAAPILLPMGGVPLTPLQILWMNLVTDGLPALALAVEPPEPDVMKRPPNSPNESIFARGLGSYMVRIGIIFAILTIALMLWAYNYSNAVTSDLLRPERWKTMVFTTLCIAQMGHAIAVRSNSRLTVEMNPVSNPFVLGAVILTTLLQLSLVYVEPLRNFFGTHYISGLELLVCIGFSSLMFVWIEMEKLAIRLYHRARSSGG from the coding sequence ATGAGTTCTTCTCTTTCCTCTGCTTCGGCTCAGGCGTCCACACCGGATCTCTCCCAGACGCCGTGGTACACCCTGGAGCCGACTAAGGCGCTGGAACTGCTCAGGAGCGATCGAGAGGCGGGGCTGAGCGCAGAAGAGGTCAGCCAGCGCCAATCCATCTACGGCCCCAATGAAATTGAAGAAGGGGCGGGCCGGAGCGCCTGGGTGATCCTGTTCGATCAGTTCAAAAACATCATGTTGCTGATGCTGATCGTGGTGGCGGTGGTGTCGGCGGTCCTCGATGTGCGATCGCAGCAGTTCCCCAAGGACGCGGTGGCGATTTTCATGATCGTGGTTCTCAACGGCATCCTGGGCTATCTGCAAGAGAGCCGCGCCGAAAAGGCCCTGGCCGCCCTCAAAAAGCTCTCGTCTCCCAAGGTGCGCGTGATCCGTGGCGCTCAGGTGGTCGAGGTCTCCTCCAAGGAGCTAGTGCCGGGGGATCTGATGCTGCTGGAGGCGGGCTCCCAGGTGTCGGCGGATGGTCTGCTGCTGGAGGCGGTGAACCTCCAGGTGCGCGAATCGGCCCTGACGGGGGAAGCCCACAGCGTGGACAAAGACGCCAGCCAGCAGATGGAGGAGGGTGCTCCTCTGGGCGATCGCCTGAATATGGTCTTTCAGGGGACGGAGGTGGTCCAGGGACGGGCCACGGTGCTGGTGACGGCGACGGCCATGGAAACGGAACTGGGCCGCATTGCCTCAATGCTCCAGGGGGTCGAAAACGAGCCGACTCCCCTGCAAAAGCGTATGAGCCAGCTGGGCAACGTCCTGGTGACGGGCTCTTTGGTTTTGGTGACGTTGGTGGTTGCTGGCGGCGTCGCCGTCGGGGGATGGGACCGCTTCGAGGATCTGCTGGAAGTGTCCCTGAGTATGGCGGTGGCCGTGGTGCCCGAGGGCCTGCCCGCCGTGATCACAGTGACCCTGGCCATCGGTACCCAGCGCATGGTGCAGCGTCAGGCCCTGATTCGTCGCCTGCCCGCTGTGGAGACCCTGGGCTCGGTGACGACGATCTGCTCGGACAAGACCGGCACTCTGACCCAAAACAAGATGGTGGTCCAGCGGCTGCAAGCGGGCCAAGAAAACATTCGGGTGACGGGGGAGGGCTACGCGCCCCAGGGAGAATTTTTTGATGCTCAGGATCAGGCGATCGCCTCCGACGATCAGCCCGCGCTCCAAACCCTCTTGCTGGGCAGTCTGCTGTGCAATGATGCGCTGCTCCAGCACGAGCAAGACCACTGGGTGATCATTGGTGACCCGACGGAAGGCGCGCTGTTGTCCCTTGCTGGAAAGGCGGGCTTTGAGCAAGAGGTGTGGAAAAAGAAGCTGCCCCGGGTGGCTGAGGTTCCCTTCTCCTCCGATCGCAAGCGCATGAGCGTAGTGTGCCAACGGGAAGCCTCGGATCAGCTCACCATTCCTGGAACAGATGGAGCCACCTACTACGTGTTTGCCAAGGGATCGCCGGAGCTGCTGATGGAGCGGTGCGATCGCGTGCTGGTGGGCGATCGCCTCGAGCCGATCACCGATGATCACCGCAGCGCCACCCTCGACGGCAACAACGACATGGCCAGTCGCGGCCTGCGGGTTTTGGGCTTTGCCTATCGGCCCCTGACCGAGCTGCCCGCCGAAGACGCGATGGAGCAGGTCGAAGAATCCCTGGTTTGGCTAGGACTGGTGGGCATGCTGGACGCGCCGCGTCCCGAAGCCCGCGACGCTGTCGAGCGCTGCCGCCAGGCCGGCATTCGCCCGGTCATGATCACGGGAGACCACCGCTTGACGGCCCAGGCGATCGCCCACGACCTCAAGATCGCTCAGCCGAGCGATCGCGTCCTCGAGGGACACGAGCTAGAAAAAATGAGCGTAGAAGACCTCGAATCCCAGGTGGATCACGTCAGCGTCTACGCCCGCGTTTCCCCCAAGCACAAGCTGCAAATTGTCCAGGCGCTCCAGCGGCGGGGCAAGTTTGTTGCCATGACCGGCGACGGCGTCAACGACGCCCCCGCCCTCAAGCAGGCCGACATCGGGATTGCCATGGGCATCACCGGCACCGACGTGAGCAAAGAAGCCAGCGACATGATTTTGCTGGATGACAACTTTGCCACCATCGTGGCCGCCACCGAAGAGGGCCGCGTTGTCTACACCAACATTCGCCGCTTTATCAAGTACATCCTGGGCTCCAACATCGGCGAAGTGCTCACCATCGCGGCCGCGCCGATCCTGCTGCCCATGGGCGGTGTGCCCCTGACGCCCCTCCAGATCCTCTGGATGAACCTGGTGACCGACGGTCTGCCGGCCCTGGCCCTGGCTGTCGAGCCCCCCGAGCCCGACGTGATGAAGCGCCCGCCCAACAGCCCCAATGAGAGCATTTTCGCGCGCGGCCTGGGCTCCTATATGGTGCGCATCGGTATTATTTTTGCGATTTTGACCATTGCGCTGATGCTGTGGGCCTACAACTACAGCAACGCAGTCACCAGCGATCTGCTGCGGCCCGAGCGCTGGAAGACCATGGTCTTTACGACGTTGTGCATTGCCCAGATGGGCCACGCGATCGCCGTCCGCTCCAACTCGCGCCTGACGGTGGAGATGAACCCCGTTTCTAACCCCTTTGTCCTGGGGGCGGTGATCCTGACGACGCTGCTGCAGCTTTCCCTGGTGTATGTGGAGCCCCTGCGCAATTTCTTTGGCACTCACTACATCAGCGGCCTAGAGCTGCTGGTTTGCATCGGCTTTAGCTCCCTGATGTTTGTCTGGATCGAGATGGAAAAGCTGGCGATTCGGCTTTATCATCGAGCACGGTCCTCCGGCGGCTAG